A single Methanocorpusculum vombati DNA region contains:
- a CDS encoding GHMP kinase, which produces MERTAVAFAPGHISGYFRRIDGDTPRTTGSCGAGLVIDHGVTATVRPAEQTSVVITDHLLTGDPLIRYGSGLIEELLGSFGVSAAVETVADLPIGAGFGMSAAAILATLTAANAVFDLGLAECDIAERAHALEVSCNTGLGDVAAAAGGGLAVRTAPGITGVAARMFPEIDLCTVTFGAMFTPDIIGSPDRMRRVSAAFPDRLPENFAEFMENSRQFAEASGLIPQKIRPVLAACDDAGVPASMTMLGCGVFAAGDDAPEILAGFGRAVPLKICPHGPKILEM; this is translated from the coding sequence ATGGAACGAACTGCGGTAGCATTTGCCCCCGGCCACATCTCCGGCTACTTCCGGCGCATTGACGGTGATACTCCCCGCACCACCGGAAGCTGCGGCGCCGGGCTGGTGATCGATCACGGCGTTACCGCCACCGTCCGGCCTGCGGAGCAGACCTCGGTCGTGATCACCGACCACCTGCTGACCGGAGACCCCCTCATCCGTTACGGGTCCGGTCTTATTGAGGAGCTTCTTGGCTCCTTCGGTGTCTCTGCCGCGGTTGAGACGGTTGCGGATCTCCCTATCGGGGCAGGGTTTGGCATGAGTGCTGCTGCAATCCTCGCCACTCTCACAGCGGCTAACGCCGTCTTTGACCTCGGTCTTGCGGAGTGCGACATCGCCGAACGCGCCCATGCCCTTGAGGTCTCCTGCAACACCGGTCTCGGCGACGTCGCAGCGGCGGCGGGCGGCGGACTCGCTGTCCGCACCGCTCCCGGCATCACCGGCGTTGCGGCGCGGATGTTTCCGGAGATTGACCTGTGTACGGTCACCTTCGGCGCCATGTTCACGCCCGATATTATCGGCTCGCCGGACCGGATGCGGCGGGTTTCTGCGGCGTTCCCGGATCGTCTGCCGGAGAACTTTGCGGAGTTCATGGAGAACTCGCGGCAGTTTGCCGAGGCAAGCGGTCTCATTCCGCAGAAGATCCGTCCGGTCCTCGCCGCCTGCGATGACGCGGGCGTTCCTGCGAGTATGACCATGCTCGGCTGCGGTGTCTTTGCCGCAGGAGATGACGCCCCGGAGATCCTCGCCGGATTCGGAAGAGCCGTACCTCTGAAGATCTGCCCGCACGGGCCGAAAATTCTGGAGATGTAA
- a CDS encoding 4-phosphopantoate--beta-alanine ligase, translating into MSDIPKSHPRYQSLVTRKQLADYALAGVVSLEGLTSHGRGEAFDYLIGEKTPATALEAEKLAARVLLAAKHPVLSINGNTAALAAAEIADLQKAADCEVEVNLFHRTDERIEKVTAVLAQAGVTVSTGPVERCVPLPHDRGLCRPDGIGSADVVLVPLEDGDRCEALVALGKIVITVDLNPLDRTSKTATIPIIDEVTRALPNIAAECRRIKSAGETPEMPASFDGKYFLKGAVDAISETLTHALD; encoded by the coding sequence ATGTCAGATATTCCCAAAAGCCATCCAAGATACCAGTCGCTCGTTACCCGAAAACAGCTCGCGGACTACGCCCTTGCAGGCGTCGTCTCTCTCGAAGGTCTCACCTCGCACGGCCGCGGCGAAGCCTTCGATTACCTGATCGGAGAGAAAACTCCCGCAACCGCACTTGAAGCGGAGAAGCTTGCGGCCCGTGTTCTGCTTGCCGCAAAGCATCCGGTACTTTCCATCAACGGGAACACCGCAGCCCTTGCCGCAGCAGAGATCGCCGATCTCCAGAAAGCCGCGGACTGCGAGGTCGAGGTTAATCTGTTCCACCGAACCGATGAGCGCATCGAAAAGGTAACCGCGGTGCTTGCACAGGCGGGCGTCACCGTTTCGACCGGTCCGGTCGAACGGTGTGTCCCGCTGCCGCATGACCGCGGTCTCTGCCGTCCGGACGGCATCGGCTCGGCCGATGTCGTCCTTGTCCCTCTGGAGGACGGCGACCGCTGCGAAGCGCTGGTTGCTCTGGGAAAGATCGTCATTACGGTTGATCTCAATCCCCTTGACCGGACTTCCAAGACCGCGACTATTCCAATCATCGACGAGGTCACCCGCGCTCTTCCCAATATTGCCGCGGAGTGCAGGAGGATCAAATCCGCGGGCGAGACGCCGGAGATGCCCGCCTCCTTTGACGGGAAGTACTTCCTCAAAGGAGCAGTTGATGCCATTTCGGAGACCCTGACCCATGCTCTGGATTGA
- a CDS encoding replication protein C produces the protein MLWIEKYRPKTFDEVLGQEPSVRQLKSYAASANLPHLMVIGRSGCGKSASLEAFSREFYPESAAENTTVLPVSVMFSQGHAYFAENDRFAALYQKDKSVLANFKYIVKWHASLKPLSAEFRLIIFDGAGDLPKDAQAALRRIMEQYSRTCRFIFVANSMSSIIDPIRSRCVPLYFLPIDRDLMRKRLLEILALEGVPDAVSGENLEMLILGADGDLRRALVWLELMALHGVTDLAELADTETGALARAAVAACRRGDEEGARRITENLMIEYGLSGPVVLGLLREELRSDLTPDAALLFSDADLSVRAGSNEYLQMNAFISRLCGELTRS, from the coding sequence ATGCTCTGGATTGAAAAATACCGCCCGAAAACCTTTGACGAGGTCCTCGGACAGGAGCCGTCCGTCCGCCAGCTGAAGTCTTATGCGGCAAGTGCCAACCTCCCGCACCTGATGGTCATCGGCCGGTCCGGCTGCGGGAAGTCCGCAAGCCTTGAGGCATTTTCGCGGGAGTTTTACCCGGAGTCTGCCGCGGAGAACACCACGGTTCTGCCGGTCTCGGTGATGTTTTCCCAGGGACACGCCTACTTTGCCGAGAACGATCGCTTTGCCGCTCTGTATCAGAAGGACAAGTCGGTTCTTGCGAACTTCAAGTACATCGTGAAGTGGCATGCATCACTCAAACCTCTTTCCGCCGAGTTCCGGCTGATCATCTTTGACGGCGCAGGCGATCTGCCCAAGGATGCCCAGGCGGCGCTTCGCCGGATTATGGAGCAGTACAGCCGCACCTGCCGGTTCATCTTTGTGGCAAACTCGATGAGTTCGATTATTGATCCGATTCGTTCCCGCTGTGTTCCGCTCTACTTCCTCCCCATCGACCGCGACCTGATGCGAAAACGCCTTCTGGAGATTCTGGCTCTTGAAGGAGTGCCGGACGCAGTTTCCGGGGAGAATCTGGAGATGCTGATTCTTGGTGCCGACGGCGATCTCCGCCGCGCTCTGGTCTGGCTGGAACTGATGGCGCTGCACGGTGTCACCGATCTTGCGGAGCTGGCCGATACGGAGACCGGGGCTCTGGCACGTGCGGCGGTTGCCGCCTGCCGCCGCGGCGATGAGGAGGGGGCACGCAGGATTACAGAAAATCTGATGATCGAGTATGGTCTTTCCGGCCCTGTGGTCCTTGGTCTTCTCCGTGAGGAGCTTCGGTCTGATCTGACGCCTGATGCGGCACTGTTGTTTTCGGATGCGGATCTTTCGGTGCGTGCGGGGTCAAATGAGTATTTGCAGATGAATGCGTTTATCTCCCGGCTCTGCGGGGAGCTGACACGCTCCTGA
- a CDS encoding sugar phosphate isomerase/epimerase family protein translates to MYAISTHCLHAEPLASALDKLAPYTGHVEIMSDGPHLLTDTKLLESYSFHYSIHAPSRGVNIASVLEPIRRASVEVIADTFALAAEVDAPVVVHPGYFAWEYEYDLAEQHLRASLAQIRAESIQYGVTYFIENMGNWGYFFLKEPKDLPLLDGALFCLDVGHANECGTLDAFLTAPFAHVHLHDNNGKHDSHEAVGKGNINFDNVMKRVRENNIKTPVIEVESFEGAIETLGTLTQRYGA, encoded by the coding sequence ATGTACGCAATATCCACCCACTGCCTCCACGCCGAGCCGCTCGCATCAGCCCTCGACAAACTCGCCCCCTACACCGGACACGTCGAGATCATGAGTGACGGGCCGCATCTGTTAACCGATACCAAACTCCTTGAATCCTACAGCTTCCACTACAGCATCCATGCTCCTTCCCGCGGCGTCAACATCGCATCCGTCTTGGAACCCATCCGCCGTGCATCCGTAGAAGTCATCGCCGACACCTTCGCCCTCGCTGCCGAAGTTGACGCCCCCGTCGTCGTACACCCCGGCTACTTTGCCTGGGAGTATGAATATGACCTCGCCGAACAGCATCTCCGTGCCTCACTCGCCCAGATTCGTGCGGAATCCATTCAGTACGGCGTAACCTACTTCATCGAAAACATGGGAAACTGGGGATACTTCTTCCTCAAAGAACCAAAAGACCTGCCCCTCCTGGACGGCGCACTCTTCTGTCTTGATGTCGGCCACGCAAACGAATGCGGCACCCTTGATGCGTTCCTGACCGCCCCCTTCGCCCACGTCCACCTGCACGACAACAACGGAAAACACGACAGCCACGAAGCAGTCGGAAAAGGAAACATCAACTTCGACAACGTCATGAAACGTGTCCGCGAAAACAACATCAAAACCCCCGTAATCGAGGTCGAATCCTTTGAGGGCGCAATAGAAACACTCGGTACCCTCACACAGCGCTACGGAGCATAA
- a CDS encoding EF-Tu/IF-2/RF-3 family GTPase, with the protein MPNLTVAVLAPNGYARDLGKKGTSTDITFYNLKKGHDTVTLLEPTRYPDRLAPLFYVVSMAHEAIVVVEEITPMFAEWVLILDCAGVSKGTIILKNYLQPSDIAPLIKGTVLEGYAICEEDFITLSADLLARAAAQPEIEPKEGAVGTVPVDHHFNVRGIGTVILGCVADGWIKKHDKMRVEPIGKTAQIRSVQKHDDDFAWAYAGDRVGCALKDIEAEDLDRGFVLTTDPQVTNATTVTVQAELVKYWPSAVKEQMVVSVGHWMQFLAARVTAVENGSDWHTPVLTLEMETPLVYKPGDTAVLHYLDGGKLRIMGTIVLP; encoded by the coding sequence ATGCCAAATCTGACAGTTGCGGTTCTTGCCCCGAACGGATATGCCCGGGATCTGGGGAAGAAGGGGACGAGTACTGATATTACATTTTATAATCTGAAGAAAGGTCATGATACGGTTACGCTGCTGGAACCGACCCGGTATCCCGATCGGCTTGCGCCGCTGTTCTATGTGGTTTCGATGGCCCACGAGGCGATTGTGGTGGTCGAGGAGATCACGCCGATGTTTGCGGAGTGGGTGCTGATTCTGGATTGTGCGGGTGTTTCAAAGGGTACGATTATTCTGAAGAATTATCTCCAGCCGTCGGATATTGCTCCGCTGATTAAGGGTACGGTTCTGGAGGGGTATGCGATCTGCGAGGAGGATTTCATTACGCTGTCGGCGGATCTCCTTGCCCGTGCGGCTGCGCAGCCGGAGATTGAGCCGAAGGAGGGGGCGGTTGGTACGGTGCCGGTGGATCACCACTTTAATGTGCGGGGTATCGGAACGGTTATTCTCGGTTGTGTGGCGGACGGCTGGATTAAGAAGCATGATAAGATGCGGGTTGAGCCGATCGGCAAGACGGCACAGATCCGGTCCGTGCAGAAGCATGATGATGATTTTGCCTGGGCGTATGCGGGGGACCGTGTCGGATGTGCGCTGAAGGATATTGAGGCGGAGGATCTGGATCGCGGGTTTGTACTGACGACGGATCCGCAGGTGACGAATGCGACGACGGTTACGGTACAGGCGGAGCTGGTGAAGTACTGGCCGTCGGCGGTGAAGGAGCAGATGGTGGTGTCGGTCGGGCACTGGATGCAGTTCCTTGCCGCACGGGTGACGGCGGTGGAGAATGGTTCTGACTGGCATACGCCGGTGCTTACGCTTGAGATGGAGACGCCGCTGGTGTACAAGCCGGGTGATACGGCGGTGCTGCATTATCTGGACGGCGGCAAGCTCCGGATTATGGGGACGATTGTTCTTCCCTGA
- a CDS encoding 2,5-diamino-6-(ribosylamino)-4(3H)-pyrimidinone 5'-phosphate reductase yields the protein MRPYVIINAAMSADGKISTKEHRQTKISGEQDFARVDRLRADCDAVMVGIGTILADDSSLRLKNPDLIAERAAAGKEEQPMRIVIDSQARMPPDGDMFRKGTGRRVIFVAETAPQDRVAALAEKATVIPAGTTRVDLNLVLDKLGEMGVGKLMVEGGATLLWSFTSQKLFDEIRIYVGALIIGGADAPTFVDGSGFTRAEGFPRLTLKNVEKIDDGLLITWLKKDE from the coding sequence ATGCGTCCCTACGTCATCATCAATGCCGCAATGAGCGCTGACGGGAAAATCTCCACCAAAGAACACCGGCAGACCAAAATATCCGGCGAGCAGGACTTTGCCCGCGTAGACCGTCTGCGGGCCGACTGCGACGCCGTCATGGTCGGAATCGGTACCATCCTTGCCGACGACTCCTCGCTCCGTCTCAAAAACCCTGACCTCATCGCAGAACGGGCCGCCGCAGGCAAAGAAGAACAGCCCATGCGGATTGTCATCGACAGCCAGGCACGAATGCCGCCGGACGGCGACATGTTCAGAAAAGGAACCGGCAGACGGGTAATCTTCGTCGCAGAAACCGCACCGCAAGACCGGGTTGCCGCCCTCGCAGAAAAAGCAACCGTCATTCCTGCCGGAACCACCCGGGTCGATCTCAACCTCGTCCTCGACAAACTCGGTGAGATGGGCGTTGGAAAACTCATGGTCGAAGGCGGAGCCACCCTCCTCTGGTCATTCACCAGCCAGAAACTCTTTGATGAAATCCGCATCTACGTAGGGGCATTAATCATCGGCGGCGCAGACGCACCCACCTTTGTGGACGGAAGCGGCTTCACCCGCGCCGAAGGCTTCCCCCGTCTCACCCTCAAAAACGTGGAAAAAATCGACGACGGCCTGCTCATCACCTGGCTCAAAAAAGACGAATAA